The following coding sequences lie in one Pempheris klunzingeri isolate RE-2024b chromosome 13, fPemKlu1.hap1, whole genome shotgun sequence genomic window:
- the gchfr gene encoding GTP cyclohydrolase 1 feedback regulatory protein yields MPYMFVSTQIRLENGPTNVGDEYSDPTVMNYLGARKTTMLGNNFSEYHVDDPPRLVLDKLEKIGFRVLTMTGVGQTLVWCLHKESEC; encoded by the exons ATGCCTTACATGTTCGTCAGTACGCAGATCCGACTG GAGAATGGTCCAACAAATGTGGGAGATGAATATTCGGATCCAACGGTCATGAATTACCTGGGAGCGAGGAAAACAACCATGCTGGGAAACAATTT TTCCGAGTACCATGTGGACGACCCACCTCGCCTGGTGCTGGACAAGCTGGAGAAGATCGGCTTCCGCGTGCTGACGATGACAGGCGTGGGACAGACGCTGGTGTGGTGCCTCCACAAGGAGTCGGAGTGTTGA